A window of Bradyrhizobium sp. AZCC 1610 contains these coding sequences:
- a CDS encoding phenylacetate--CoA ligase family protein gives MTDHYDALETREPAKREAELLSRLPDVLRKALAAPAYAERLKGVDPAAITSRAALARLPVLRKSELPALHKAAPPFGGFVAGPLGSFGRLFTSPGPIFEPEPVHADPWRGARALFAAGFRPGDVVLNTFSYHLTPGGFIFDASARALGCAVIPAGPGNTEQQFELIEAYQPIGYSGTPDFLKILLDAAASAGRDVSSIKRAMVSGAAFPKSLQDEVKSRGIDAYQAFGTADLGLIAFETPARDGMVVNEDLIMEIVRPGTGDPVAPGDVGEIVVTSLDPQHPWIRLALGDLTAALPGASPCGRTNMRIKGWMGRADQTTKVKGMFVRPEQIAEIGKRHPELGRLRLVVTRSGESDLMTLKAETAAPGETLKEELAASLRAVTKLGGNVELVGAGALPNDGKVVSDERN, from the coding sequence ATGACGGACCATTACGACGCGCTCGAGACGCGCGAGCCGGCCAAACGCGAGGCGGAGTTGTTGTCCCGGCTGCCGGACGTCCTGCGCAAGGCACTGGCCGCGCCGGCCTATGCCGAGCGCCTGAAGGGCGTCGACCCCGCTGCTATAACCAGCCGCGCCGCGCTGGCGCGCCTGCCGGTGCTCCGCAAGTCGGAACTCCCAGCCCTGCACAAGGCTGCGCCTCCCTTCGGCGGTTTCGTGGCCGGGCCTTTGGGGTCGTTCGGGCGGCTGTTCACCTCGCCGGGGCCGATCTTCGAGCCCGAGCCCGTTCACGCCGACCCCTGGCGCGGCGCGCGGGCGTTGTTTGCGGCGGGTTTCCGGCCCGGCGACGTGGTGCTCAACACCTTCAGCTACCATCTGACGCCCGGCGGCTTCATCTTCGACGCTTCGGCGCGGGCGCTGGGCTGTGCGGTGATTCCGGCCGGCCCCGGCAATACCGAGCAGCAGTTCGAACTGATCGAGGCCTATCAGCCGATCGGCTATAGCGGCACGCCGGACTTCCTCAAGATTCTGCTCGACGCCGCCGCAAGTGCGGGGCGCGACGTTTCCTCGATCAAGCGCGCGATGGTATCAGGCGCGGCGTTTCCGAAATCGCTGCAGGACGAGGTGAAGTCGCGCGGCATCGATGCCTATCAGGCATTCGGCACCGCCGACCTCGGCCTGATCGCCTTCGAGACGCCGGCGCGCGATGGCATGGTCGTCAACGAGGACCTGATCATGGAAATCGTACGTCCCGGCACCGGTGACCCCGTAGCGCCCGGCGACGTCGGCGAGATCGTCGTCACTTCGCTCGATCCGCAGCATCCCTGGATCCGCCTCGCGCTCGGCGACCTCACGGCGGCGTTGCCGGGCGCAAGCCCGTGCGGACGAACCAACATGCGCATCAAGGGCTGGATGGGCCGCGCCGACCAGACCACCAAGGTCAAGGGCATGTTCGTGCGCCCCGAGCAGATCGCCGAGATCGGCAAGCGCCATCCCGAACTCGGACGACTGCGCCTCGTGGTTACGCGTTCCGGCGAAAGCGATCTGATGACGCTGAAGGCGGAAACGGCGGCGCCCGGCGAGACGCTCAAGGAGGAACTAGCCGCGAGCCTGCGCGCGGTGACGAAACTCGGCGGCAATGTGGAACTGGTCGGCGCTGGCGCGCTGCCGAATGACGGCAAGGTGGTATCCGACGAGCGCAACTAG